One part of the Orenia metallireducens genome encodes these proteins:
- the cobA gene encoding uroporphyrinogen-III C-methyltransferase codes for MAGKVFLVGAGPGDEGLITVKGLNAIKEADVILYDRLANHKLLEYSKDSAELFYVGKSAKNHYRTQEEINQLLIKQAQGGKVVTRLKGGDPFIFGRGGEEAQELLKAGVEFEVVPGITSPISVPAYAGIPLTHRDFNSSIALVTGHEDPTKEETNVDWNKLATTVGTIVILMGVGNLPKIVPQLLEGGRDPKTPVALIRWGTRPKQETLVGTLENIVDKVRAANFKAPAIIVVGKVVKLREELNWFEKKSLFGKRIVVTRPTKQAKGFCRALAQEGAEVIEAPAIEIAPPESYQGLDDALKRIDSYDWIVFTSINGVEAFMKRLFELSKDVRFLSSVKFCAIGPKTARRLKDYGLIVDYLPEDYVSEGILAGFSIRDISDQRFLLPRADIARELLKEGLEELGAKVDNVVAYRTIQEEGNEELVDRLVAGDVDLITFTSSSTVDSLIKGLGNDYQELLKEVEIACIGPITAKTAENYGLEVTIIAKEYTIEGLLEAIKDYYDKK; via the coding sequence ATGGCAGGTAAAGTATTTTTAGTTGGAGCAGGACCAGGTGACGAAGGATTAATCACCGTTAAAGGATTAAATGCAATTAAGGAGGCTGATGTAATATTATATGACCGTTTAGCAAATCATAAGTTATTAGAATATAGTAAAGACTCTGCTGAATTATTCTATGTAGGAAAGAGTGCTAAGAACCATTATCGGACACAAGAAGAGATTAATCAGCTATTAATAAAGCAAGCTCAAGGAGGAAAGGTGGTTACCCGTTTAAAGGGTGGAGACCCTTTTATCTTTGGTCGTGGTGGGGAAGAAGCACAAGAGTTATTAAAGGCAGGGGTAGAGTTTGAGGTTGTACCAGGGATTACATCTCCAATCTCAGTCCCAGCTTATGCAGGAATCCCCTTGACCCACCGTGATTTTAACTCTTCTATTGCACTAGTTACTGGGCATGAAGACCCAACAAAAGAAGAGACCAATGTAGATTGGAATAAGTTGGCTACAACTGTGGGGACTATAGTTATCTTAATGGGGGTTGGCAATCTACCAAAGATTGTTCCTCAACTGTTAGAAGGAGGGCGAGATCCTAAAACTCCAGTGGCTTTAATTAGATGGGGAACTAGACCTAAGCAGGAGACCTTAGTAGGAACTTTAGAGAATATTGTAGATAAGGTTAGAGCTGCTAATTTTAAAGCACCAGCAATTATAGTTGTTGGTAAGGTGGTCAAATTACGTGAAGAGCTGAATTGGTTTGAAAAGAAGAGCCTTTTTGGTAAGAGGATAGTTGTTACTAGACCAACTAAGCAGGCTAAAGGCTTTTGTAGAGCTTTAGCTCAAGAGGGGGCAGAGGTAATAGAGGCACCGGCAATTGAGATAGCTCCCCCAGAAAGTTATCAAGGATTAGATGATGCTTTAAAGAGAATTGATAGTTATGATTGGATTGTATTTACAAGTATCAATGGTGTAGAGGCATTTATGAAAAGGCTATTTGAGTTATCTAAGGATGTACGTTTTTTATCTAGTGTTAAGTTTTGTGCTATTGGACCTAAAACAGCAAGAAGGTTAAAGGACTATGGTCTGATAGTAGATTATCTCCCAGAGGACTATGTCAGTGAAGGTATCTTAGCAGGGTTTTCTATAAGGGATATATCAGATCAGAGGTTCTTGTTGCCAAGGGCTGATATAGCTAGAGAGCTACTAAAGGAAGGTTTAGAAGAACTAGGTGCTAAAGTTGATAATGTAGTAGCCTATCGTACTATTCAAGAAGAGGGCAATGAAGAATTAGTTGACAGGCTAGTGGCAGGAGATGTTGACTTGATAACCTTTACCAGCTCTTCAACAGTAGATAGTCTGATCAAAGGCTTAGGGAATGATTATCAAGAGCTATTAAAAGAGGTTGAAATAGCCTGTATCGGTCCAATTACAGCTAAAACTGCTGAAAATTATGGTTTAGAGGTGACTATTATAGCTAAAGAGTATACTATTGAGGGCTTATTAGAAGCAATTAAGGATTATTATGACAAGAAGTAA
- the hemB gene encoding porphobilinogen synthase has protein sequence MDLIHRPRRLRKTKAIRSLVRQTKLNKEDLIYPIFVVEGEGIKEEIPSMPGNFHLSIDKLLEEIKEIVDLGILGIILFGIPDEKDEIGSTAWTEDGIIQRACRKIKDKYPELLIITDVCLCQYTSHGHCGTLEEGCLLNDPTIENLAKVAISHAQAGADMVAPSDMMDGRVRAIREGLDQHGYDDITIISYSAKYASAFYGPFRDAAHSAPHEGDRKSYQMDPANSDEALREIQLDIEEGADIIMVKPALSYLDIIRRAKDNFVLPIAAYNVSGEYAMVKAAAEKGWINEQEVVLESLLSMKRAGAEIIITYWAKDVAKWIS, from the coding sequence ATGGATTTGATACATAGACCGAGACGATTAAGAAAAACTAAAGCAATTAGAAGTTTGGTTAGACAAACTAAATTGAATAAAGAAGATTTGATTTATCCTATTTTTGTAGTGGAGGGAGAGGGGATAAAAGAGGAGATTCCTTCTATGCCAGGAAATTTTCATCTCTCTATAGATAAGTTATTAGAAGAGATAAAAGAAATAGTGGATTTGGGGATATTAGGAATAATTCTATTTGGAATACCTGATGAGAAGGATGAGATTGGTTCTACTGCTTGGACAGAGGATGGTATTATTCAGAGAGCTTGTCGTAAGATTAAAGATAAGTATCCAGAATTATTAATTATTACCGATGTCTGCTTATGCCAATATACCAGCCATGGACACTGTGGAACCCTTGAAGAAGGATGCTTATTAAATGACCCTACTATAGAGAATTTAGCAAAGGTAGCCATCTCCCATGCCCAGGCAGGGGCAGATATGGTCGCTCCTTCAGACATGATGGATGGAAGGGTTAGGGCAATTAGAGAAGGTTTAGATCAGCATGGTTATGATGATATAACTATTATCTCCTATTCAGCAAAGTATGCCTCAGCTTTTTATGGTCCCTTCCGTGATGCAGCCCACTCTGCCCCCCATGAGGGAGATCGCAAATCCTATCAGATGGATCCTGCCAATAGTGATGAAGCCTTAAGAGAGATTCAACTGGATATAGAAGAGGGTGCCGATATTATTATGGTTAAGCCCGCTTTATCCTATCTGGATATTATTCGCAGGGCTAAGGATAATTTTGTACTACCGATTGCAGCTTATAATGTCAGCGGTGAGTATGCTATGGTTAAGGCAGCTGCAGAAAAAGGTTGGATTAACGAGCAAGAAGTTGTATTAGAGAGTTTACTTAGTATGAAACGGGCAGGAGCAGAGATTATTATTACATATTGGGCAAAGGATGTGGCGAAATGGATCAGTTAA
- the cobC gene encoding alpha-ribazole phosphatase has translation MGTKIILVRHGETEWNRQLRFQGSQDISLNDKGIEQAEKLAQRLSYEEIDVVYASDLGRAYQTAKAVAKEHNLEVHKLSELQEINFGQWEGLTYNQIQEEYQAEWVMWEENPALNGAPEGESLKDVQERSVKGLEEILSGHSGNTILIVSHGGVIKVLISTLFGIPLAKAWQLMQSNTAVNIINYYEENKVTLELFNCIRHLEEK, from the coding sequence ATGGGAACTAAAATTATTTTAGTAAGGCATGGAGAGACTGAGTGGAATCGCCAGTTGAGATTTCAAGGTAGTCAAGATATCTCTCTTAATGATAAGGGAATAGAGCAGGCTGAGAAATTGGCTCAAAGGTTATCGTATGAAGAAATAGATGTGGTCTATGCAAGTGATTTAGGACGAGCTTATCAAACTGCTAAAGCAGTGGCCAAAGAACATAACTTAGAGGTACATAAACTTAGTGAGTTACAGGAGATTAATTTTGGACAGTGGGAAGGTCTTACTTATAATCAGATCCAAGAAGAATATCAAGCAGAGTGGGTGATGTGGGAGGAGAATCCAGCCCTTAATGGAGCACCAGAAGGTGAGAGTCTCAAGGATGTACAAGAGAGATCAGTAAAGGGGTTAGAAGAGATTCTAAGTGGTCATTCTGGTAATACTATATTGATAGTTAGCCATGGAGGAGTAATTAAGGTACTGATTAGTACTTTATTTGGTATACCTTTGGCTAAGGCTTGGCAATTAATGCAATCTAATACAGCAGTCAATATTATTAACTACTATGAAGAGAATAAAGTTACTTTAGAATTATTTAACTGTATTAGGCATTTAGAGGAGAAATAA
- a CDS encoding kinase, with the protein MKVTVKVPGTCGELVQGVIDGTNFHITCPIDIYSYVTVIVDERFKEIKSNQVGNKAITAIQKTFSYFNYDGGAEISINSDLLRGKGMASSTADIVATIIASTLAIGERIDIKLITEIALSIEPTDGSFLAGIVAFDHLQGKRLIKLGEIDPIPILIFDIGGQVDTLNFNARSNLARLNLLREREVDRAYKLVVEGIQIGDKRLIGQGATLSSLSNQAVLFKPYLTKLLELAKVEDAILGINVAHSGTLIGILVNNQKDSLEILSKIKSNLPRLNHLITTKIINGGYQILKER; encoded by the coding sequence ATGAAAGTAACTGTTAAGGTGCCAGGAACCTGTGGTGAATTGGTACAAGGAGTAATAGATGGTACTAATTTTCACATTACCTGTCCAATAGATATTTATAGTTATGTAACTGTTATAGTAGATGAGAGATTTAAAGAGATTAAGAGTAATCAAGTAGGTAATAAGGCAATAACTGCTATCCAAAAGACCTTCTCATATTTTAACTATGACGGTGGTGCAGAAATAAGTATCAACTCTGACTTACTTAGAGGTAAAGGGATGGCTAGTAGTACAGCTGACATAGTAGCTACGATTATAGCTAGCACTTTAGCAATAGGAGAGAGAATTGATATAAAATTAATTACTGAGATAGCCTTATCCATAGAACCAACAGATGGCTCTTTTTTAGCAGGGATAGTAGCTTTTGACCACTTGCAAGGAAAGAGGTTAATCAAATTAGGAGAGATAGACCCTATTCCAATTTTAATCTTTGATATTGGTGGTCAAGTTGATACTTTAAATTTTAATGCTAGAAGTAATCTAGCAAGGCTGAACCTATTACGAGAGAGGGAGGTTGATAGGGCTTATAAGTTGGTAGTAGAAGGAATTCAGATAGGTGATAAAAGGCTGATAGGTCAAGGGGCAACCTTAAGTAGTCTATCTAACCAAGCTGTATTATTTAAACCCTATTTAACAAAACTTTTGGAACTGGCTAAAGTAGAAGACGCTATATTAGGGATAAATGTAGCCCATAGTGGGACCTTGATTGGGATTCTTGTAAATAATCAAAAAGATTCTTTAGAAATCTTATCAAAGATTAAGTCTAATTTACCTAGATTAAACCATTTGATAACAACTAAGATAATTAATGGTGGTTATCAGATTCTTAAAGAGAGGTGA
- a CDS encoding ECF transporter S component, which yields MKIDSRNEKLINLVRVSLLIALSAVGAYLKFPSPIGSIALDSLPGYLGVLLLGGAKGSIILIIGHLISALTASLPLGPIHLIIALLMGVSSLIFGYLIDKNRVLATVIAIIYNGIIIPALLIPILGLGFFIGIVPMLLLASGVNIGLALLLSRFFKEEQF from the coding sequence ATGAAAATAGATAGTAGAAATGAGAAGTTAATAAATTTAGTTAGAGTTAGTCTGTTGATAGCTTTATCAGCAGTAGGGGCTTATCTTAAATTTCCAAGCCCTATTGGAAGTATTGCCCTTGACTCTTTACCTGGTTACTTAGGTGTCTTATTATTAGGGGGAGCTAAAGGGAGTATCATCTTAATAATTGGACATTTGATATCTGCCTTGACAGCTAGTCTTCCTTTAGGTCCAATACATTTGATAATTGCATTATTGATGGGAGTTAGTAGTTTGATATTTGGGTATTTAATCGATAAGAATAGAGTACTTGCAACAGTTATAGCTATTATTTATAATGGGATCATTATACCTGCTTTATTAATCCCTATCTTAGGTTTGGGGTTCTTTATTGGGATAGTTCCTATGTTATTGCTAGCTTCTGGAGTCAATATTGGCTTAGCACTGTTGCTAAGTAGATTCTTTAAAGAGGAGCAATTTTAG
- the hemA gene encoding glutamyl-tRNA reductase: MDLVVIGLNYKTTPLELRERFSLTHRKHGEILEEIALREGIAGAVTLSTCNRTEFYLAVNQFDIQELSNWLFSLISHFESIDLAKYLYSYQGIEMVEHLYRVVSGIDSLVIGEAQILGQVKNAFQSSQELGLVDKYLYYTFTESFRVAKRVRTETEIGRGATSVSYAAVKLAKKIFGSLEGETVLILGAGKMSELALKSLVDNGVKGVMVANRTYSRAQELAKKFSGEVIRWRQLADWINKVDIIIGSTAAPHYVLHYDLLEKVMLERRGPLFLIDIALPRDIDPKVANIPGVHLYDIDDLEGFIEYNLVKRKEELDKVESIIKEEKANIREWLKQQKIIPLIKEIRAEANAIKERELARALKRLSKEDNEVVLRDLAHRLTNKLLHQPTVKIKELGSNDISKEQITLIKEIFIEN, from the coding sequence GTGGACTTAGTAGTGATAGGGCTAAATTATAAGACCACTCCTTTAGAATTAAGAGAGAGGTTCTCTTTAACTCATAGAAAGCATGGAGAGATTTTAGAAGAGATAGCTTTAAGGGAAGGGATAGCTGGAGCGGTTACCCTCTCTACTTGTAACAGGACAGAGTTTTATCTGGCAGTTAATCAGTTTGATATACAGGAGTTGTCTAATTGGTTATTCAGTTTAATCTCACATTTTGAGTCTATAGATTTAGCTAAATATCTTTATAGCTATCAAGGTATAGAGATGGTAGAACATCTTTATCGGGTAGTTAGTGGAATAGACTCTTTAGTAATTGGAGAAGCTCAAATTTTAGGACAAGTTAAGAATGCTTTCCAATCTTCTCAAGAATTGGGATTAGTAGATAAATATTTATATTATACTTTTACGGAGTCGTTTAGAGTGGCCAAACGGGTAAGGACAGAGACAGAGATAGGAAGAGGAGCTACTTCAGTCAGTTATGCTGCAGTAAAGCTGGCTAAGAAGATATTTGGCTCATTAGAAGGTGAGACAGTACTAATTTTAGGGGCTGGGAAGATGAGTGAGCTTGCTTTGAAGTCTCTTGTTGATAATGGAGTTAAAGGGGTAATGGTTGCTAATAGAACTTATAGTCGGGCTCAAGAATTGGCTAAGAAGTTTTCAGGAGAGGTTATCAGATGGAGGCAGTTAGCAGACTGGATTAATAAGGTGGATATTATCATAGGCTCTACTGCAGCTCCTCATTATGTCTTGCATTATGATCTTCTAGAAAAGGTGATGTTAGAAAGAAGGGGACCTTTATTCTTAATTGATATTGCCCTACCTCGTGATATAGATCCTAAAGTAGCTAATATTCCAGGTGTTCACCTTTATGATATAGATGATTTAGAAGGGTTTATCGAGTATAACTTGGTCAAAAGGAAAGAAGAATTAGATAAAGTAGAGAGTATAATTAAAGAAGAGAAGGCTAATATAAGGGAGTGGTTAAAGCAACAGAAGATTATACCTTTAATCAAGGAGATTAGAGCTGAGGCTAATGCTATTAAAGAGAGGGAGCTAGCAAGAGCTCTAAAACGATTATCTAAAGAAGATAATGAAGTTGTGCTTAGGGATTTAGCCCATCGCTTGACCAATAAATTACTCCATCAACCCACAGTCAAGATTAAGGAGTTGGGTAGTAATGATATTAGTAAAGAACAAATTACTTTAATTAAAGAAATATTTATAGAAAATTGA
- the hemC gene encoding hydroxymethylbilane synthase, giving the protein MSEIIIGTRKSKLAVAQSTLVAEELADKFPAYKFTLKKMSTKGDRITDRSLIEIGGKGLFIKEIELALLNGEIDLAVHSLKDMPGEIADEFEIIATPKRANPLDVLISKDDKSLDELPQGARIGTGSLRRKVQLLNYRPDLDIVPIRGNIDTRIKKLDSENLDAIILAAAGLERMGWSDRISQYLAPEISLPAVGQGALALEVRSNEDSVKELIRGINHCDTYVTVTAERSFLAYLEGSCKIPIAAYAQIEDDRLMIEGMVASLDGSRLLRDKLRGKREEAKELGIKLAQKLIKQGAAEILAEIKEG; this is encoded by the coding sequence ATGTCAGAAATAATTATTGGAACACGTAAGAGTAAATTAGCTGTAGCACAAAGTACCTTGGTAGCAGAAGAGTTAGCAGATAAATTCCCTGCTTATAAGTTTACTTTAAAGAAGATGAGTACTAAGGGAGATAGAATAACTGATAGGTCTTTGATTGAAATTGGAGGAAAGGGTTTATTTATTAAAGAGATAGAGTTAGCTCTTTTAAATGGTGAGATAGATTTGGCAGTACATAGCCTAAAGGATATGCCAGGAGAGATAGCTGATGAATTTGAGATTATTGCTACACCTAAGAGAGCAAACCCTTTAGATGTATTGATTTCAAAAGATGATAAGAGCTTAGATGAATTACCTCAAGGGGCTAGAATAGGTACAGGTAGTTTAAGAAGGAAGGTACAACTGTTAAATTATCGTCCTGATTTGGATATTGTTCCAATTAGAGGTAACATTGATACTAGAATTAAGAAATTAGATAGTGAAAACCTTGATGCGATTATTTTGGCAGCAGCAGGTTTAGAGCGAATGGGTTGGAGTGATAGGATTAGCCAATATTTAGCTCCAGAAATTTCTCTGCCAGCAGTTGGACAAGGTGCTTTGGCTTTAGAGGTTAGAAGTAATGAAGATAGTGTCAAAGAATTAATTAGAGGGATAAATCATTGTGACACATATGTAACAGTAACAGCTGAACGGAGCTTTTTGGCTTATTTAGAAGGTAGTTGTAAGATACCGATAGCTGCCTATGCTCAGATTGAAGATGATAGGTTAATGATAGAAGGTATGGTAGCTAGTCTAGATGGTAGTAGATTGCTTAGAGATAAACTAAGGGGAAAGAGAGAAGAAGCCAAAGAATTAGGAATTAAATTAGCTCAAAAACTCATTAAGCAGGGAGCAGCAGAGATTTTAGCAGAGATTAAGGAGGGGTAA
- the hemL gene encoding glutamate-1-semialdehyde 2,1-aminomutase: MSKSKELFSEAKKYIPGGVNSPARAFKAVENDPLFIEQGKGAFIYDVDGKKYIDYVGSWGPMILGHNHPAVVEALQQQLMKGSSFGAPTKLETILAEMVVEGVSSVDKVRMVNSGTEATMSALRLARGYTGRTKIIKMEGCYHGHGDSLLVEAGSGITTLGIAGSAGVPAKMAEETIVVPYNDISALEEVFKEYSQDVAAVILEPVTGNMGVVAPKNGYLESLREITKKYGTLLIFDEVMTGFRLAYGGAQELYQVEPDLTTFGKIIGGGLPVGAYGGKREIMNYIAPEGPVYQAGTLSGNPLAMTAGISTLKLLKEEGVYNTLEEKGKLLEAGIQENIRKVDIPVVFSRIGSMFTLFFNGSDVTDYQSAKGSNTKAFSIYFNKMLEEGIYLPPSQFEANFISLTHSKDEIEATVEANYKALLEVKEKAKL, translated from the coding sequence GTGTCAAAGTCTAAAGAGTTATTTTCAGAAGCAAAAAAGTACATACCAGGTGGGGTTAATAGTCCAGCTAGAGCATTTAAGGCTGTAGAGAATGATCCCCTATTTATTGAACAGGGTAAAGGAGCTTTTATTTATGATGTAGATGGTAAAAAATACATAGATTATGTAGGATCATGGGGACCGATGATTTTAGGTCACAATCATCCAGCAGTAGTTGAAGCATTACAGCAACAGTTGATGAAAGGAAGTAGTTTTGGAGCACCAACGAAGTTGGAGACTATTTTAGCAGAGATGGTTGTAGAAGGAGTCTCTTCTGTTGATAAAGTAAGAATGGTCAATTCAGGAACAGAAGCAACTATGAGTGCCTTACGTCTGGCTCGTGGTTATACAGGAAGAACTAAGATTATTAAGATGGAAGGTTGTTATCATGGTCATGGTGATAGCTTATTAGTAGAGGCAGGGTCTGGAATAACCACTTTAGGTATTGCTGGGAGTGCAGGAGTACCAGCAAAGATGGCTGAAGAGACGATAGTAGTCCCTTATAATGATATCTCAGCACTTGAAGAGGTATTTAAAGAGTATAGTCAAGATGTTGCAGCAGTTATTTTAGAGCCAGTTACAGGCAATATGGGGGTTGTTGCTCCAAAAAATGGATACTTGGAGTCCTTAAGAGAGATTACTAAAAAGTATGGGACTTTATTAATCTTTGATGAAGTGATGACAGGATTTAGGTTAGCTTATGGTGGTGCACAAGAGTTGTATCAGGTTGAGCCTGATTTGACTACCTTTGGTAAGATTATTGGTGGAGGCTTGCCTGTGGGTGCATATGGTGGTAAAAGAGAGATTATGAATTATATTGCTCCAGAGGGTCCTGTTTATCAAGCAGGAACTTTATCGGGAAATCCCTTAGCTATGACTGCTGGAATTAGTACTCTAAAACTATTAAAAGAGGAAGGAGTTTATAATACTTTAGAAGAGAAGGGGAAACTTCTAGAAGCGGGGATTCAAGAGAATATTAGGAAAGTCGATATTCCTGTTGTATTTTCTAGAATTGGTTCTATGTTTACACTATTTTTTAATGGTTCAGATGTTACAGATTATCAAAGTGCTAAGGGTTCAAACACTAAAGCATTTTCAATCTACTTTAATAAAATGCTAGAAGAAGGCATTTACTTACCACCTTCTCAATTTGAAGCAAATTTTATCTCATTAACCCATTCAAAAGATGAGATAGAGGCAACTGTAGAAGCAAATTATAAAGCATTGTTAGAAGTAAAAGAGAAGGCTAAACTTTAG
- the cobD gene encoding threonine-phosphate decarboxylase CobD translates to MEHIHGGNIKGAVKKYDLDKEKIIDFSANINFLGPPEAVNEEIKANIGGIVNYPEPNSQELKDNLANKLNLSRENIIMGNGAVELIYLLTKVLNPSKSMVLSPTFSEYAIAAKSVGAEVEEFPLDREDNFKLDINTLLNKLDNVDLLFLCNPNNPTGNLLSKSEVIQILDYTKDNGVFLLVDEAFVDFVEKEVTVIDLINDYDNLFVLRSLTKFFAIPGLRVGYGVANQELIQRLSSSKDPWNLNYFAQIATKVALEEEEYIKRSKISIKKEKEFLYNKLKQIEKLRVYYPQVNYIFIDISATELTASYLENTLAKKGILIRNCNSYSGLGEDFIRVAVKSRADNLKLLSALEGIIDDRV, encoded by the coding sequence TTGGAGCATATTCATGGAGGTAATATCAAAGGAGCAGTCAAGAAGTATGATTTAGATAAGGAAAAGATTATAGACTTTAGTGCAAACATTAATTTTTTGGGTCCACCGGAAGCTGTTAATGAGGAAATAAAGGCTAATATTGGAGGCATAGTAAATTATCCAGAGCCAAATTCTCAAGAACTAAAGGATAATTTGGCTAATAAATTGAATTTAAGTAGAGAAAATATTATAATGGGTAATGGTGCAGTAGAGTTGATTTATTTATTAACCAAAGTATTAAATCCAAGTAAGTCGATGGTTTTATCCCCTACTTTCTCTGAATACGCTATTGCAGCTAAGAGTGTGGGAGCTGAAGTAGAGGAATTTCCTTTGGATAGAGAGGATAATTTTAAATTGGATATAAATACTTTATTAAATAAATTAGATAATGTAGATTTATTATTCTTATGTAATCCTAATAATCCTACTGGGAATCTTTTATCAAAAAGTGAGGTTATTCAGATCTTAGATTATACAAAGGATAATGGGGTCTTCTTATTAGTTGATGAAGCTTTTGTTGACTTTGTTGAGAAAGAGGTAACAGTTATAGATTTAATTAATGATTATGATAATCTATTTGTCTTACGTTCTTTAACAAAATTCTTTGCTATTCCAGGTTTAAGAGTCGGTTATGGGGTAGCTAATCAAGAGTTAATTCAGAGATTAAGCTCTAGTAAAGACCCTTGGAATCTTAATTACTTTGCTCAGATTGCTACTAAAGTGGCACTTGAAGAAGAAGAGTATATTAAAAGAAGCAAGATAAGCATCAAAAAGGAGAAAGAATTTCTGTATAACAAATTGAAGCAAATAGAAAAATTAAGAGTCTATTATCCTCAGGTCAATTATATCTTCATTGATATTTCAGCTACTGAGTTAACTGCTAGTTATTTAGAGAATACTTTAGCAAAAAAAGGGATTTTAATTCGTAATTGTAATTCTTATTCTGGCTTAGGAGAAGACTTTATAAGAGTAGCAGTCAAAAGTCGAGCAGATAATTTAAAGTTATTATCTGCTTTAGAAGGGATAATAGATGATAGAGTATAA
- a CDS encoding precorrin-2 dehydrogenase/sirohydrochlorin ferrochelatase family protein — protein MNSYPINLNLSGKSVLIVGGGKVAYRKVKRLLDAKAKITLVSLTVIDKLKQLLLDNNIKYYQREFKEGDLLDIFLAFALTDNRRINSLIASLAKKNNILVNVADSLEESTFTLPSLIEQGDLLLTVATGGNLPALSKRIREELENSFGEEYKQFLELMKILRPLIIGNVDDKKQRRRIFRDLADLELIGLLAEDKNQFLEELSDRLPDKIKDICDLDYIIKW, from the coding sequence ATGAATAGTTATCCAATTAACCTGAATTTAAGTGGAAAAAGTGTATTAATAGTTGGTGGGGGTAAGGTAGCTTATCGTAAGGTAAAAAGGTTACTAGATGCTAAAGCTAAAATAACTTTAGTTAGTCTAACGGTGATTGATAAGTTAAAGCAGTTGCTTCTAGATAATAATATAAAATATTATCAACGAGAATTTAAAGAAGGAGATCTACTAGATATTTTCTTAGCTTTTGCATTAACCGATAATAGAAGAATCAACTCTCTAATTGCTAGTTTAGCTAAAAAGAATAATATCCTTGTCAATGTAGCAGATAGTTTAGAGGAGTCAACCTTTACCTTACCATCACTTATTGAGCAAGGTGATTTGTTATTGACAGTTGCTACAGGGGGTAATTTACCTGCTCTTTCTAAAAGAATCAGAGAAGAGTTAGAGAACTCTTTTGGAGAAGAGTATAAGCAATTTTTAGAGTTAATGAAAATACTAAGACCCTTGATTATAGGTAATGTTGATGATAAGAAGCAAAGGAGAAGGATATTTAGAGATTTAGCTGACCTAGAGTTAATTGGGTTATTAGCTGAGGATAAAAATCAGTTTTTAGAGGAATTGAGTGATAGATTACCTGATAAGATAAAGGATATATGTGATTTGGATTATATAATAAAGTGGTAA
- a CDS encoding AIR synthase related protein — MKRDISIIKLDANKSLVVACDSLGGIGSKEYDKIKVSSRLVGKFTARVALMELLSSGATPISVVDTLSVELKPTGEEIIKGMKEELAKVGIDELLTGSTEENIKTVQTGIGVTAIGLININELRVGTSQKEDLIVAIGLPKVGNEVLADLNQVADLDLVVELLELEYIHEILPVGSKGVLYEAQLLAESNGLQLSLLENKVDLQKSAGPATVVLVTVAEDDLTSLKLIDKPVNVIGRLN; from the coding sequence ATGAAACGGGATATATCTATTATAAAGTTAGATGCTAACAAATCTTTGGTAGTTGCTTGTGATTCTTTAGGTGGAATTGGGAGTAAAGAGTATGACAAAATAAAGGTCTCTAGTAGACTGGTAGGTAAATTCACAGCTAGAGTTGCTTTGATGGAACTTTTGTCTAGTGGAGCAACTCCCATATCTGTCGTAGATACTTTAAGTGTAGAATTAAAGCCTACAGGTGAAGAGATTATCAAAGGAATGAAAGAAGAGCTAGCTAAGGTAGGTATTGATGAATTATTAACAGGGAGTACTGAAGAGAACATAAAGACTGTACAGACAGGGATTGGAGTAACTGCTATTGGTCTTATAAATATTAATGAGTTAAGAGTAGGTACTTCCCAGAAGGAGGATTTGATAGTTGCGATAGGACTGCCTAAAGTAGGTAATGAAGTCTTAGCAGATTTAAATCAGGTTGCTGATTTGGATTTGGTAGTAGAGCTATTGGAATTAGAGTATATCCATGAAATCTTACCAGTTGGCTCTAAAGGGGTTTTATATGAAGCTCAACTTTTAGCAGAGAGTAATGGACTGCAATTATCCTTATTAGAGAATAAAGTCGATTTACAAAAGTCCGCAGGTCCAGCTACTGTTGTCTTGGTTACAGTAGCTGAAGATGATTTAACTAGCCTCAAGTTAATAGATAAGCCAGTTAATGTAATAGGGAGACTAAACTAG